From the Deltaproteobacteria bacterium genome, one window contains:
- the nth gene encoding endonuclease III: MLYTMEPRKKAERILDILEGEMPEASTELRFSTPLELLVATILSAQCTDERVNRVTASLFRRYSSAADYAAEEPERLAEAISSINFYRNKAASIRRCCEKLVREHGGRVPDSLEELIRLPGVGRKTANIVLGNAFGRDALAVDTHVKRVARRLGLTKSERPDDIERDLCALIPKRRWTKATHLLILHGRRTCKARSPQCARCAVSSLCDYHRTGRRQET; encoded by the coding sequence ATGCTCTACACGATGGAACCGAGGAAGAAGGCCGAAAGGATACTGGACATACTGGAGGGCGAGATGCCGGAGGCCTCAACGGAGCTTCGCTTCTCCACGCCCCTTGAGCTGCTGGTGGCCACCATACTCTCGGCCCAGTGCACCGACGAGCGGGTCAACAGGGTGACGGCCTCGCTCTTCAGGCGCTACAGCAGCGCCGCCGACTACGCCGCGGAGGAGCCGGAAAGGCTCGCCGAGGCCATAAGCTCTATAAACTTCTACCGCAACAAGGCGGCGAGCATAAGACGCTGCTGCGAAAAACTCGTAAGAGAGCACGGCGGCCGCGTTCCCGACAGCCTCGAAGAGCTCATAAGGCTGCCCGGCGTGGGCCGCAAGACGGCCAACATCGTCCTCGGCAACGCCTTCGGCCGTGACGCCCTGGCGGTGGACACCCACGTCAAGCGCGTAGCGCGCCGCCTGGGCCTGACGAAATCGGAAAGGCCCGACGACATAGAACGCGACCTCTGCGCCCTCATACCGAAGCGCAGGTGGACGAAGGCCACCCACCTTCTCATACTCCACGGCCGCAGGACCTGCAAGGCCCGCTCCCCGCAGTGCGCGCGCTGCGCCGTCAGCTCCCTCTGCGATTACCACAGGACCGGCCGGCGACAGGAGACGTAA
- a CDS encoding polyprenyl synthetase family protein, whose amino-acid sequence MQIQQAFDLIKDDIKRVEEGFRSHLDSSVFLINKVVEYILSSGGKRFRPLLLILASRLGGYRGDAHIPLCCVIEFIHTATLLHDDVVDNAELRRGAASANTIWGNGASVLVGDYLLSKAFYLAVAHNDIRILDVLSNTTTLMAEGEVLQLLKHADADATEEDYMDVVTKKTAVLFSAACQVAAILGGQSRRKEEELAAFGMEIGIAYQLADDCLDYISRDEALGKSIGNDLKEGKVTLPLIKALTEADDDERAIMRRAIEEDGLEEGELQQVLALINKYDGIGYTMTRARALVESAKRRLDCFEPTPEKAALLAVADYVISRSH is encoded by the coding sequence ATGCAGATTCAACAGGCATTCGATCTCATAAAAGACGACATAAAGCGCGTGGAAGAGGGATTCCGCTCCCACCTCGACTCGAGCGTCTTCCTCATAAACAAGGTCGTCGAGTACATCCTGTCGAGCGGGGGCAAGCGGTTCAGGCCGCTCCTGCTTATCCTGGCCTCCAGGCTCGGCGGCTACAGGGGCGACGCCCACATCCCCCTGTGCTGCGTCATAGAGTTCATCCACACGGCCACCCTCCTCCACGACGACGTGGTCGACAACGCCGAGCTGCGCCGCGGCGCGGCCTCGGCCAACACCATCTGGGGCAACGGCGCCAGCGTGCTCGTCGGCGACTACCTGCTCAGCAAGGCCTTCTACCTCGCCGTGGCCCACAACGACATCAGGATCCTCGACGTCCTCTCCAACACCACGACCCTCATGGCCGAGGGCGAGGTCCTCCAGCTACTCAAGCACGCCGATGCCGACGCCACCGAAGAGGACTACATGGACGTGGTCACCAAGAAGACGGCCGTCCTCTTTTCGGCCGCCTGCCAGGTGGCCGCCATACTCGGCGGCCAGAGCCGCCGCAAGGAGGAGGAGCTCGCCGCCTTCGGCATGGAGATAGGCATAGCCTACCAGCTCGCCGACGACTGCCTCGACTACATCTCGCGCGACGAGGCTCTCGGAAAGAGCATCGGCAACGACCTGAAGGAGGGAAAGGTCACGCTGCCGCTCATAAAGGCCCTGACCGAGGCCGACGATGACGAGAGGGCGATCATGCGAAGGGCCATCGAGGAAGACGGCCTCGAGGAAGGGGAGCTGCAGCAGGTCCTGGCCCTCATCAACAAGTACGACGGCATAGGCTACACCATGACCAGGGCGCGGGCCCTGGTGGAGAGCGCCAAGCGCAGGCTCGACTGCTTCGAGCCCACCCCCGAGAAGGCGGCGCTCCTGGCCGTGGCCGACTACGTCATAAGCCGCAGCCACTAA